From Salvelinus sp. IW2-2015 linkage group LG18, ASM291031v2, whole genome shotgun sequence, a single genomic window includes:
- the LOC111977747 gene encoding cdc42 effector protein 1 — MNLGKIPGLKGLVAGSQGKRRFKGDLTLDMISPPLGDFQHTMHVGRGGDVFGDTSFLSNHGGATNGNGDADSVTSPDNKIGAFFSRTLRRVRKTPERPRGGSKDPSPPPPPISPIIKNAVSLPRLDVDSPNGCPAKNLFPVSPTSLEETTYGYGLESGFATLPRLSRSAERQSQQGGSISCTPNAHGCSLTDVSALLKSSAYPTLTSDPGHMTQYESLTSMASFTFDLGPSLMSEVFGLIDSPNGHLEPSHAWMAEEPSCSAFGFVTNGSSEMDSEMDATTASLVDSLLREDCSSRKSPYGLEWEEEEEEARRMEMNGGGQHLKGAVPDLVMGSPSRQRPAMESERFQGATDVLGVLYGVGGILKGQQRMDLEGEMTLGQTMKKTPYICITPDEEEEIKV; from the exons ATGAACCTGGGGAAGATCCCTGGGCTGAAGGGCCTGGTGGCCGGCTCTCAGGGGAAACGTCGTTTCAAAGGTGATCTCACCCTGGACATGATCAGCCCTCCGCTGGGGGACTTCCAACATACCATGCACGTGGGCCGCGGAGGGGACGTGTTCGGGGACACCTCGTTCCTCAGCAACCATGGGGGGGCCACCAACGGAAACGGGGATGCTGATTCTGTCACAAGCCCTGACAACAAGATTGGGGCGTTCTTCTCTCGGACCCTCCGGCGTGTTCGGAAGACACCAGAGCGTCCCAGGGGAGGATCCAAGGACCCGTCCCCGCCACCCCCTCCCATATCCCCCATTATCAAGAATGCAGTGTCTCTCCCCCGACTGGATGTGGACTCACCAAACGGCTGCCCTGCTAAAAacctcttccctgtctctcctacCTCCCTGGAGGAGACCACTTATGGTTATG gTTTGGAGTCAGGTTTCGCCACTCTGCCCCGCCTCTCCCGTTCAGCAGAGCGTCAGTCGCAACAGGGAGGATCTATTTCCTGTACCCCCAATGCCCACGGCTGCTCGCTCACCGATGTCTCCGCCCTCCTGAAGTCCTCCGCATACCCCACCCTGACTTCTGACCCCGGTCACATGACCCAGTATGAGTCCCTGACCTCCATGGCCTCCTTCACCTTTGACCTGGGGCCCTCCCTCATGAGCGAGGTGTTCGGTTTGATTGACAGCCCCAACGGCCACCTAGAGCCCAGCCATGCCTGGATGGCAGAGGAGCCAAGCTGCTCTGCATTCGGGTTTGTGACCAATGGAAGCTCGGAGATGGACTCGGAGATGGATGCCACCACTGCCTCATTGGTGGATTCTCTGCTTCGAGAAGACTGTAGCAGCAGGAAGAGTCCATATGGGTTGGagtgggaagaggaggaagaggaggctaggAGAATGGAGATGAATGGAGGTGGGCAGCATCTTAAAGGGGCGGTGCCTGATTTAGTGATGGGCTCCCCGTCTAGACAGAGGCCTGCTATGGAGAGTGAGAGGTTCCAGGGTGCCACTGATGTGCTGGGGGTGCTCTACGGAGTTGGAGGGATCCTGAAGGGGCAGCAGAGGATGGATCTGGAGGGAGAGATGACCCTGGGCCAGACCATGAAGAAAACACCTTACATCTGCATTACccctgatgaggaggaggaaatcAAAGTCTGA